The nucleotide sequence gtcctttgaagaaaatagtatagccgagggcggtttgtccttccgagtagcaatttgggacacgtagtcattccagagcctagccgtgtccaggttcttctttgctactttgctttttgtggtaccgagcccgttgggtcttgtaagatttgtaatcttctatttttgaagtcgcttgcaatggaaagaatcttgtcttctgagttgtcatttatttttctattgtagtcctggttgttcatgagattcccaagttctttccataagaaccgagttcttatgttccttgtgaggtaaccctccTTTTCTTCATGTTTGATGGGTTGTTTTTTgtagtaatctgataactccacCGTAatgctagatggataagtctaaaatctgcccgttgaattgtaccattgtgtggatttgtgccccccgtcattttagctatgtcagtaaatggaccattgcgttctcacacggtgctttaacgggcctggtgggccattttatcgctgtaaaatctatttaaagacccttcatcttcttttctctattgcccttctcttgcctagaaaccctagctttcagaaatccaccgtcgccattgccgccgccatcttagCGCCGCCATCCAaaccttctcttcccctagttcttTCTTACCtccattagtacatgggtaggaagaaagctacGAGCAAGTCCCACGcaaccttcgtggatgaggagtcgtctctttccgtgatcgagaaccaggagttcgtggccatgagggctgcccagaaagcTTGGCTGGCTCCATCAACAACTAAAGACTAGCTCCGCGAGCTTGCCGAcgatggtctgatccagagcaagggcattactgaatggagagttccaggcgagcatcgggtccctgctctaggtcctggtgagattatcctttttgtctcttttatccatgccggtctttgccttcctgcttctgccttccttcaccaatttcttggttattttggggttagtctgaaccatctaactcccaatgctgTCCTCTATCTTTCTGTTTTCatacatctctgtgaagctttccttagaatttctccttctctttctcttttccgtcacttctttcgtttgaagcctcaaccccgccgtgaagacaccaacgttcttggcggttgtgggattcagtttcgccagggtctcaaaagcAAGTTCTttaactatgacctggttgattctatgagggattggcgtgctgattGGTTTGATGacgccaatttgattccttctctagtcgtacattttggatctggtccctcggttaacgaccggtgggaaaagaactccctgacgCCGGCTGAGGTTCAGGCGATCTAGCCATTTCTCGATAGGATAAGTACTCTGAAACAACAGGGTTTGActggctttggtattgtctcgagctttcttcgtcgccgtgttcagcctctgaaggagcaagagaaccttggcttcgagtactctggggctgaggatccttcacacatggtccctgcccttgagttgacagACGAGGAGgttctcgagcgtctccagaagatgctgaaaggagcaagtgttgtcccgcttactgtctctGAGTTCTCTACTAACAACCCGCCTCCAACTGTAAGTCGTTTTCTCTTCGTGCGGGTACTTTCTATTTCTTTTGCtatatccatttttgcttaattttccttgtcttgttgttttattcttttcgtaggaattggggcacaactttgttgaccctattccacttgatgtcctccctgccaTAGCGAATACtggggagaaccttgctggggcttctgtaaccagtaagttcccaatcaccataGTGTTTCCTGGAGTTTATTCcggagttgttgatgtatatgaagaatatgttccttgtccagtccctcgaggtcctcatagtgtctcgaagagggggcgagtggatggttcttcatctggtttacctacttccaagaagtctcgccagcccagtactcatccaggtactctagttatagctagcatgctcttaggtgagcatattaatacactttgtccctttgtcttcttgtttttgtcttgaaccgagtacttttgttctttttttagctggtgctatggtggccttcatcgagactgaggaagaagagggcgatgatgcaccccttatcaCACGGTGGTGAGTTAttttattattttgctgctgctgaatccctcctctttgttttgactttggtcttgatctttttgtagtaagcagtcgtcgggtacgagttcttctgaggctcctactTTGGGTTCTTCTATGGCTCTGGTGCTGGGTTCTTCCAtagctctggtaccgagttcttccggGGCTCTGGTACCGGCTATACCACTCCTGCCGCCtagtggcggggatgtttttgctgccgtggttcctcctgtgaggtcttctttttgttttatgaagaagaagacatCTGGGTGAGTCAATTCTGGTTttgtctctttgcttctgttctccttttctcttgttctcattggtgagttcttttatcaactttcaggccttcgtcttctctcgtcccTCCGTTGACTTCTTGCCAGCCCTCtgttgtgccaccgagtactgaaCCTTAGGACTCACAGCGCACTAttagtgaagtggttgtgggggtgACAAGGCCTTCTGGTGACGATGCTGCTGCTATCTTGGTTGCCCCAGAGGTGACTGTGGCCATTGCGGTGGACTCATCTAGGGAGGCAGCCGAGACTTCCCATGATGTGTCCTTGGCCTTGTCTTCTCTGCATTGGCCGTCTTCTCCCTTCGCTCCTCTTTCTACTAAAGATGTTgttcatcaatttgatgccactcatcggttgtcagagttgaCCGCCTCTTGGGGAGACTTCACAACATTtgcaacttcttttggagaaaaactccaagtaagttttctgaagttctttctttggatgtccgTCTTTCTCCTATTCTTATGCCTTCTTTCTCTCGTTCTTTTTTGTTCAGTCCTTCTCTCGGGACCATACCAGCTTCTTCTTCTCGTTAGAAACcaagaagaagttgtcttctaagTTGAGTGCCCTGAAGGCAGAGCTGGATCTCTGCCAGGCtaagatggaggctgagcgtaaaacgcatcagaaggaggaacaaggtcttcgtgcccgggttgttgaggccaagaagcagagggatgctgctattcaggaggctttaaagaattcggaggccatgaagaacttggaggccgtgaagaaagagtgcaacagtattgcgggttctttttgtttccttctgcattcaaactctcctttctgctgacttgttgtttgttgccttgtctagctctccgagttgaaaagcagaagctctcggagggcattgatgaaatgaagactcttgttcgttctagtcacaacaaggctgaggaggtaattactaatgctgaggaagaacttgcacttgctaagttgattaggcatggagctgatagagatcttgtgcaggcccaaaaaactattgaagacttatctagcaagttggcgatggctactaaaaactagaaagctttgtggaagtcctttcgttcagtagccgacgttctccgaactccagcggatgatgggcaatcttgggcatAGTTAATTCCGTGAATTCCGACTCGTTTctaagagttcgtgaagaggtgcgcccaactgtgtaccaagaatatcctggcccaggtctgggttcttgctccagcggctcctttgtccaagatagcagaggaagccgatagtcaagaatacattgatgttgtcgagaggatggagcctgaggttgaagacttagctagtagaattgtagataatcttaatattgttatctcttctcctgatgatgacgcttgatgtatttgacctttatgcctGTTCcctgtaatatgacattatacttctttttgaatgaagattttttattgatgtcttctttgcctggatgccttgtttattccttggatgatttgtccaattggtcagagttacttgacttgacgagtactttgtcttgctttcgtctttgccttgtaaacaactctgcgcgctatcttgacaaactttcttgatttgtcgagtacttttctatcccatgtaaacaactcgttatatacagatctttgtgttgacaacctttcttgatctgttgagtgcttgtctggtcttcttttgtgccatgtaaacaactcgttatatgtagatctttgtgttgacaacctttcttgatctgtcgagtgcttgtttggccttcttttgtgccatgtaaacaactcattatatgtagatctttgtgttcttgggtatctctagtgtagccctcgagcctcttgctatttggaacaagtaggtgcagggtcttgtcttgaaattgctgtgGTCTATgatcaggcttagtttcagtcgttttgctttttgtttcaggtgttagcttgttagctaccctcatcggcaggctcaagcatcttttcagctattttgctttggccaggatgctcaggcgtattttcagccattttgctttttatttggggtgttagcttgttagctacc is from Miscanthus floridulus cultivar M001 chromosome 7, ASM1932011v1, whole genome shotgun sequence and encodes:
- the LOC136465394 gene encoding uncharacterized protein, producing the protein MAGPVELGADELGAVAGDPGRGRGAGRECRPGAGASATGTGARGVGRGRRGGPGRTSVEGDGGRGGAGGWGRRRRGRDAGAGGRGPLKEQENLGFEYSGAEDPSHMVPALELTDEEVLERLQKMLKGASVVPLTVSEFSTNNPPPTELGHNFVDPIPLDVLPAIANTGENLAGASVTTGAMVAFIETEEEEGDDAPLITRW